In one Silene latifolia isolate original U9 population chromosome 10, ASM4854445v1, whole genome shotgun sequence genomic region, the following are encoded:
- the LOC141608993 gene encoding NAD(P)H:quinone oxidoreductase-like isoform X2, with protein MANQVSTKRVVRVVGLCGSLRKASNNRGLLRAAMKMCSEKIIEGMEIEDVDISTLPMLNTDLEVDATFPLVVQTFRQKILQADAIFFASPEYNYSLTPLLKNAIDWASRPPNVWADKAAAIVSTQGGGRSWQYHLRQIGVFLDIHFINKPEFFINGVHGTPQQFDTNGDLIDPVTIQRLKDVLIALRVFTLRLTNAPSF; from the exons ATGGCAAATCAAGTTTCAACGAAACGTGTTGTAAGAGTTGTGGGTCTTTGTGGTTCCCTTCGTAAGGCCTCCAACAATCGTGGCCTCCTCCGCGcag CAATGAAGATGTGTTCGGAGAAGATAATAGAAGGAATGGAGATAGAAGACGTAGATATATCAACCTTGCCGATGCTCAATACTGACCTTGAAGTAGATGCCACTTTCCCGCTTGTGGTCCAAACCTTTCGCCAGAAGATCCTCCAAGCCGATGCTATCTTTTTCGCTTCTCCTGAATACAATTATTCCCTTACTC CATTGCTAAAAAATGCAATTGATTGGGCATCTCGACCACCAAATGTTTGGGCGGATAAGGCAGCTGCAATAGTAAGCACACAAGGAGGTGGAAGAAGCTGGCAATACCATCTTCGTCAAATTGGTGTTTTCCTAGACATTCACTTCATCAACAAACCCGAATTCTTTATCAATGGTGTTCACGGAACTCCACAACAGTTCGATACTAATGGTGACTTAATTGATCCGGTCACCATACAAAGGTTGAAAGATGTTCTCATCGCGTTACGAGTTTTTACGCTTCGTCTCACAAATGCCCCCAGTTTTTAG
- the LOC141608993 gene encoding NADPH:quinone oxidoreductase-like isoform X1: protein MANQVSTKRVVRVVGLCGSLRKASNNRGLLRAGVIDIRLISAAMKMCSEKIIEGMEIEDVDISTLPMLNTDLEVDATFPLVVQTFRQKILQADAIFFASPEYNYSLTPLLKNAIDWASRPPNVWADKAAAIVSTQGGGRSWQYHLRQIGVFLDIHFINKPEFFINGVHGTPQQFDTNGDLIDPVTIQRLKDVLIALRVFTLRLTNAPSF from the exons ATGGCAAATCAAGTTTCAACGAAACGTGTTGTAAGAGTTGTGGGTCTTTGTGGTTCCCTTCGTAAGGCCTCCAACAATCGTGGCCTCCTCCGCGcag GAGTAATTGATATAAGATTAATTAGTGCAGCAATGAAGATGTGTTCGGAGAAGATAATAGAAGGAATGGAGATAGAAGACGTAGATATATCAACCTTGCCGATGCTCAATACTGACCTTGAAGTAGATGCCACTTTCCCGCTTGTGGTCCAAACCTTTCGCCAGAAGATCCTCCAAGCCGATGCTATCTTTTTCGCTTCTCCTGAATACAATTATTCCCTTACTC CATTGCTAAAAAATGCAATTGATTGGGCATCTCGACCACCAAATGTTTGGGCGGATAAGGCAGCTGCAATAGTAAGCACACAAGGAGGTGGAAGAAGCTGGCAATACCATCTTCGTCAAATTGGTGTTTTCCTAGACATTCACTTCATCAACAAACCCGAATTCTTTATCAATGGTGTTCACGGAACTCCACAACAGTTCGATACTAATGGTGACTTAATTGATCCGGTCACCATACAAAGGTTGAAAGATGTTCTCATCGCGTTACGAGTTTTTACGCTTCGTCTCACAAATGCCCCCAGTTTTTAG